Proteins from a genomic interval of Trichoderma breve strain T069 chromosome 2, whole genome shotgun sequence:
- a CDS encoding LNS2 (Lipin/Ned1/Smp2) domain-containing protein: MQYVRNLSDSVSTAWNSINPATLSGAIDVIVVERDDGTLACSPFHVRFGKFSLLRPYEKKVEFRINGTKQPYSMKLGEGGEAFFVFETSDSIPESMQTSPLVSPASSPPFGPADASGALQEPDTLELDGEPAKARRPSPAIIQPDENVTGMITPLSSSPPLSSSHPGPGGDWRQAFDRPHSDDILRKTTRHHDEAISDNESPSESERSHSPPILGPTEAIARARALSKGLSAVNIPTHITETGDLMLDMTGFKSNEEDMLRAEVLARNILSEEMDGNYDIGALFGFDEEGNLWVYSSEDAKQAAMNKTIESSLQAHRRAVAADAISDPGYQKSDAGPGGMHTPPRSPTGSLQPPKSYAKTLRLTSDQLKDMSLKYGENSMSFTVNRATCAANLYLWKHDTPVVISDIDGTITKSDALGHVLNMIGRDWTHSGIAKLYSDIALNGYNIMYLTSRSVGQADTTRAYLNNIVQEGFKMPHGPTILSPDRTMAALRREVYLRKPHVFKMATLRDIRNLYGPDGGPFYAGFGNRLTDQISYRTVDVPRTRIFTINSNSEVSLDLLSLNKLKMTYVNINEVVDHYFPPVDTLIDDFSASDSDDDDQGSTYTDEEGDDEEEEEEEEEDDEEVGEGLADSYISHEDYEGDDILESIENDYADDEENYEDEDAEASDDETRVVEDVPAEIITGNISGAVEQEHDLPAVEVPVEIRTPTPS; encoded by the exons ATGCAGTACGTGCGAAACCTCAGCGACTCGGTTTCCACGGCCTGGAATTCCATCAACCCGGCCACTCTCAGCGGTGCCATTGACGTGATTGTCGTCGAGCGCGATGACGGCACCTTGGCTTGCTCGCCCTTCCATGTCCGCTTTGGCAAGTTTTCGCTCCTGCGCCCGTACGAGAAGAAGGTCGAGTTCCGCATCAATGGCACCAAGCAGCCCTACTCCATGAAGCTgggcgagggcggcgaggccttctttgtctttgagACTTCTGATTCTATCCCGGAATCTATGCAAACATCCCCGCTGGTTTCTCCGGCAAGCAGCCCGCCTTTTGGACCGGCAGATGCCTCGGGAGCCCTGCAAGAGCCGGATACTCTAGAGCTTGACGGAGAGCCAGCAAAGGCCCGTCGCCCGTCACCCGCCATTATCCAGCCTGATGAGAACG TCACAGGCATGATTACGCCTCTATCGTCCTCACCTCCACTCTCAAGCTCACATCCTGGCCCTGGCGGTGACTGGCGCCAAGCCTTTGACCGACCTCACAGCGACGACATCTTGAGAAAAACGACACGACATCATGACGAAGCCATTTCGGACAACGAAAGCCCTTCCGAGTCTGAAAGGTCACATAGCCCTCCGATCCTTGGACCCACGGAGGCTATTGCACGCGCTAGGGCGTTATCCAAGGGACTGTCTGCGGTCAACATTCCAACTCACATTACCGAGACGGGAGATCTTATGCTAGACATGACGGGCTTCAAGAGCAACGAGGAAGACATGCTTCGTGCTGAAGTCCTTGCACGCAACATTCTTTCTGAGGAAATGGACGGCAACTATGATATCGGAGCCTTGTTTGggtttgatgaagagggcaaCCTTTGGGTCTACAGTAGCGAAGACGCCAAGCAGGCCGCTATGAACAAGACTATTGAGTCGTCATTGCAAGCACACCGCCGTGCGGTTGCTGCCGACGCCATATCGGATCCGGGCTACCAAA AGTCTGATGCTGGTCCTGGCGGCATGCACACGCCCCCTCGAAGCCCGACCGGCTCCCTTCAGCCCCCCAAGAGCTACGCCAAGACCCTTCGATTGACTAGCGATCAGTTGAAGGACATGAGCCTAAAGTACGGAGAGAACTCGATGAGCTTCACAGTCAACCGAGCAACGTGCGCGGCCAACCTGTATCTGTGGAAGCACGATACGCCCGTGGTCATTTCGGATATTGAcggcaccatcaccaagTCGGATGCCCTTGGTCATGTGCTCAACATGATTGGCCGAGACTGGACTCACTCTGGCATCGCAAAGCTCTATAGCGATATTGCCCTGAACGGATACAACATCATGTACCTGACGAGTCGCTCCGTCGGACAGGCCGACACGACTCGGGCCTATCTGAACAACATTGTCCAGGAGGGCTTCAAAATGCCCCACGGCCCAACCATTCTGTCTCCCGATCGAACCATGGCTGCGCTGCGTCGCGAGGTCTATCTACGAAAGCCTCACGTGTTCAAGATGGCAACCCTACGGGACATTCGAAACCTGTATGGACCCGACGGTGGTCCTTTCTACGCCGGGTTTGGCAACCGTCTCACAGACCAAATTTCCTACCGAACGGTGGATGTACCGCGAACCcgcatcttcaccatcaactccaactcAGAAGTATCGCTTGACCTCCTGAGTCTTAACAAACTCAAGATGACCTATGTCAATATTAATGAGGTTGTGGACCACTATTTCCCCCCTGTCGATACCCTG ATTGATGATTTCTCGGCTAGCGAtagcgacgatgatgaccagGGTAGCACTTACACTGATGAGGAGggggatgatgaagaggaagaggaggaggaagaagaagacgatgaagaggttggCGAAGGGCTCGCAGACAGCTACATCTCGCACGAGGACTACGAGGGCGACGACATTCTCGAGAGCATCGAGAATGATtatgccgacgacgaggagaattacgaagatgaagatgccgaggcatCGGACGATGAAACCCGGGTGGTGGAAGATGTCCCAGCCGAGATAATCACTGGG AATATTTCCGGCGCCGTCGAGCAGGAGCACGACCTGCCAGCTGTCGAGGTACCCGTCGAGATCCGAACACCCACGCCGTCGTAA
- a CDS encoding histidinol dehydrogenase domain-containing protein: METVLPLPFLVSVAIPPGLANLDGLNREEVSILASPFLEATPKILEKLSRFFSRHSSEFHAHIDATSLQSTDDVYALLDGGARTAFVAPESLSQYAELGARVLPAVSKLDLSAASEHGLLIKDFDPTAANVDKFAEEARAKKLKVLYLKPVPEVALEQFIQVAQQCNAIPILPSTGLTTDKSDGSKLLLSKVIATYWKSDRADGLIPTVVTDVYGIALGLAYTSEESILEALRTQTGVYQSRKRGLWIKGATSGDTQELVRIALDCDNDTLKFVVQQKGRFCHLEQFGCFGELTGIARLEQTLKSRKESAPAGSYTARLFSDEKLLRAKIMEEAEELCDAKTPQEIAFEAADLIYFALTRAVGAGVSVADIAASLNAKGLKVKRRTGDAKGKWAEKEGIKPSAPAASAKPVEAEKPKSDRILMQRIDSANATEAELLETLKRPSQKSPDAILKIVTPIIDDVRTNGDKAVLSYTHKFEKATSLTSPVLKAPFPKELMELSPETTKAIDTSFENIRKFHAAQKDDKTLQVETMPGVVCSRFSRPIERVGLYVPGGTAVLPSTALMLGVPAMVAGCKKIVLASPPRADGSVTPEIVYAAHKVGAESIVLAGGAQAVAAMAYGTESVSKVDKILGPGNQFVTAAKMHVSNDTNAGVSIDMPAGPSEVLVIADKDANPAFVASDLLSQAEHGVDSQVILIAVDLTEEQLKAIEDEVHNQAIALPRVDIVRGSIAHSVSVLVKTIDEAMRISNEYAPEHLILQIKDAAKVVDLVMNAGSVFIGEWTPESVGDYSAGVNHSLPTYGFAKQYSGVNLGSFQKHITSSNLTAEGLRNVGGAVMQLAKVEELEAHRRAVEIRIKHMDGQK, translated from the exons ATGGAAACGGTGCTTCCCCTGCCGTTCCTTGTCAGTGTGGCCATTCCTCCGGGATTGGCCAACCTCGACGGTCTCAACCGCGAAGAGGTTTCCATCCTCGCCAGCCCGTTCCTCGAGGCGACTCCCAAGATCCTGGAAAAGCTCTCTCGATTTTTCAGCCGCCACAGCTCCGAATTCCACGCCCACATCGATGCCACGTCCCTCCAATCCACAGACGATGTGTATGCGCTGCTTGACGGCGGGGCACGCACGGCATTCGTTGCGCCAGAGTCGCTCTCGCAATATGCCGAGCTTGGAGCGAGAGTCCTGCCCGCTGTTTCGAAGCTCGATCTGTCTGCTGCTTCCGAGCACGGCCTCCTGATCAAGGACTTTGACCCCACAGCTGCCAATGTCGACAAGTTTGCCGAAGAGGCCCgagccaagaagctcaaggttCTCTATCTGAAGCCGGTGCCGGAAGTCGCTCTCGAACAGTTCATCCAGGTTGCCCAGCAGTGCAACGCGATTCCGATCCTGCCCTCAACCGGACTGACAACCGATAAGTCCGACGGTAGCAAGCTTCTGCTTTCCAAGGTCATTGCGACATACTGGAAGTCGGATCGCGCCGATGGCCTCATCCCCACGGTGGTTACTGACGTCTACGGGATTGCGCTTGGATTGGCTTACACAAGCGAGGAGAGCATTCTGGAGGCTTTGCGGACTCAGACGGGCGTTTACCAGAGCCGTAAACGAGGACTGTGGATCAAGGGAGCTACCTCTGGCGACACACAAGAGCTGGTCCGCATCGCATTGGACTGCGACAATGACACACTCAAGTTCGTTGTGCAGCAAAAAGGCCGATTCTGCCACCTTGAGCAATTCGGCTGCTTTGGTGAATTGACGGGTATTGCAAGACTGGAGCAAACTCTCAAGTCAAGGAAAGAATCTGCTCCTGCTGGCTCATACACTGCCAGACTATTCTCCGATGAGAAGCTTTTGAGGGCAAAGATCAtggaagaggctgaggagctATGCGATGCCAAGACTCCCCAGGAAATTGCATTCGAGGCCGCTGATTTGATTTATTTCGCTCTTACAAGGGCTGTCGGCGCTGGCGTGAGTGTGGCTGATATCGCCGCCAGTCTGAACGCAAAGGGCTTAAAGGTCAAGAGGAGGACGGGTGATGCCAAGGGCAAATGGGCCGAAAAAGAAGGCATCAAACCGTCTGCTCCCGCTGCGTCGGCCAAGCCTGTCGAAGCCGAAAAGCCAAAGAGTGATCGGATTCTCATGCAGAGAATCGACTCTGCCAACGCTACTGAGGCAGAGCTGCTCGAGACTCTGAAGCGACCTTCACAAAAGTCTCCCGATGCTATTCTGAAGATTGTTACCCCCATTATCGACGATGTGCGCACAAACGGAGACAAGGCTGTTCTCTCTTACACTCACAAGTTTGAGAAGGCCACTTCCCTTACATCTCCAGTTCTCAAGGCTCCTTTCCCCAAGGAGCTGATGGAGCTCTCTCCCGAGACTACCAAGGCGATTGATACCTCTTTTGAGAACATCCGAAAGTTCCACGCCGCCCAGAAGGACGACAAGACTCTCCAGGTCGAGACTATGCCTGGCGTTGTCTGCAGCCGCTTCTCAAGACCGATTGAGCGTGTTGGTCTCTATGTCCCTGGCGGTACTGCCGTTCTGCCCAGCACAGCTCTCATGCTCGGTGTCCCTGCCATGGTCGCCGGctgcaagaagattgtcCTGGCCTCCCCCCCTCGTGCTGACGGCAGTGTGACTCCTGAGATTGTCTATGCCGCTCACAAGGTCGGCGCCGAGAGCATCGTTCTCGCCGGTGGAGCCCAGGCCGTTGCCGCCATGGCCTACGGCACGGAAAGTGTCAGCAAGGTTGACAAGATTCTCGGCCCCGGTAACCAGTTCGTCACCGCGGCCAAGATGCACGTCAGCAACGATACCAATGCGGGAGTGAGCATCGACATGCCTGCTGGTCCTTCCGAAGTCCTGGTGATCGCCGACAAGGATGCCAATCCCGCTTTTGTGGCTTCGGATCTGCTTTCTCAGGCTGAGCACGGTGTTGACAGTCAAGTGATCTTGATTGCTGTTGATCTTACAgaggagcagctcaaggctaTTGAGGACGAAGTTCACAACCAGGCCATTGCCCTGCCTAGAGTAGACATTGTGCGCGGTTCCATTGCTCACTCCGTCTCTGTCCTCGTCAAGACCATCGACGAGGCCATGCGCATCAGCAACGAATATGCACCGGAGCATCTGATTCTGCAGATCAAGGATGCCGCCAAGGTTGTCGACCTCGTCATGAACGCCGGCAGTGTCTTCATTGGTGAATGGACACCCGAGAGTGTTGGAGATTACTCTGCTGGTGTAAACCACTCACTCC CAACATACGGGTTCGCCAAGCAGTACTCAGGCGTCAACCTCGGATCATTCCAGAAGCACATCACCAGCTCCAACCTGACAGCTGAGGGTCTTCGCAACGTGGGCGGAGCAGTCatgcagctggccaaggtcgaggagctggaagctCACAGGAGAGCGGTGGAGATTCGTATCAAGCACATGGATGGGCAAAAGTAA
- a CDS encoding transcription initiation factor IID, 31kD subunit domain-containing protein translates to MSSSQPQTNGVTASSANTSQTIPNTQTTTTSQPPAASSSQPPQPSTHQPPSAAPKPRDARLVELLLTSQGVTSYEQRVPLLLLDFAYRHTSSVLSDALHLSGDPYVTQAGSKPSASGAGATAAPSGDASVSANAVKVAIAARLGYQFRGGSSGGGISKEYMQELARERNKIALPKIVPNEWGVRLPSERFVLSGTSWGLKDMWDEDDMDEDEESSASQQGDAMEGIEGPDPEDIGGDGVEGGTVDDVFGDDVDAEMAEES, encoded by the coding sequence ATGTCTTCGAGTCAGCCTCAGACAAATGGCGTGACAGCTTCGTCCGCCAACACATCTCAAACAATTCCCAATACTCAAACTACGACCACAAGCCAACCCCcggccgcttcttcttctcaacccCCACAGCCTTCGACACACCAACCACCTTCCGCCGCACCCAAACCGCGCGACGCACGCCTCGTCGAGCTTCTGCTCACCTCACAGGGAGTCACATCTTATGAGCAGAGAGTGCCCCTCCTGCTCCTGGACTTTGCCTACCGACATACCTCCTCCGTCCTCAGCGACGCACTGCACCTCTCCGGCGATCCGTATGTGACACAGGCTGGATCCAAGCCCTCAGCTTCTGGCGCAGGTGCCACTGCCGCCCCGTCAGGCGATGCCAGCGTTAGTGCAAATGCCGTCAAGGTTGCCATCGCTGCCCGCCTAGGCTATCAATTCCGCGGAGGAAGCAGTGGAGGCGGCATCAGCAAAGAGTACATGCAGGAGTTGGCACGAGAGCGAAACAAGATTGCTCTGCCAAAGATTGTGCCAAACGAATGGGGTGTTCGGCTGCCAAGCGAAAGATTTGTTCTCAGTGGGACCAGCTGGGGACTCAAGGACATGTGGGACGAAGATGATatggatgaggacgaggagagcTCAGCTTCTCAGCAAGGCGATGCCATGGAGGGCATTGAAGGACCGGACCCTGAAGATAtcggtggtgatggcgttgaaggagGGACGGTAGATGATGTCTTTGGTGACGATGTGGATGCAGAGATGGCTGAGGAGAGCTAG
- a CDS encoding insulinase (Peptidase family m16) domain-containing protein: MASRRLALNLSQGLRARSGFSAAGSLRRGFATPSTVGKTQTTTLKNGLTVATEYSPWAQTSTVGMWIDAGSRAETNETNGTAHFLEHLAFKGTAKRSQHQLELEIENMGGHLNAYTSRENTVYFAKAFNSDVPQTVDILSDILQNSKLEPSAIERERDVILRESEEVEKQVEEVVFDHLHATAFQHQPLGRTILGPRQNIRDITRTELTNYIKNNYTADRMVLAAAGGVPHEQLVELAEKHFSGLASQGPQTEAYLLSKQKADFVGSDVRVRDDTMATANVAIAVEGVSWNSEDYYTALVAQAIVGNYDKAMGNAPHQGSKLSGYVHKHELANSFMSFSTSYSDTGLWGIYLVTDNTTRLDDLVHFSIREWMRLCTNVSQAEVERAKAQLKASILLSLDGTTAVAEDIGRQLITTGRRASPGEIERKIDAITDKDVTDFANRYLWDKDIAISAVGKIEGLFDYQRLRNTMKPKF; this comes from the exons ATGGCGTCCCGCAGATTAGCTTTGAACTTGTCGCAAGGCCTGCGAGCCCGTTCGGGCTTCTCAGCCGCCGGATCTCTGCGACGAGGCTTTGCTACGCCCTCGACCGTGGGCAAGACCCAGACGACGACTCTCAAGAACGGCTTGACC GTCGCCACTGAGTACTCACCATGGGCTCAGACTTCCACTGTCGGCATGTGGATTGACGCTGGTTCCCGCGCTGAGACCAACGAGACCAACGGCACTGCCCACTTCCTCGAGCACCTGGCCTTCAAG GGTACCGCAAAGCGATCGCAGCATCAATTGGAGCTCGAGATTGAGAACATGGGTGGCCACCTGAACGCCTACACCTCG CGCGAGAACACCGTCTACTTCGCCAAAGCCTTCAACTCCGATGTCCCTCAGACCGTCGACATCCTGTCCGATATCCTGCAAAACTCCAAGCTCGAGCCTTCCGCCATCGAGCGCGAGCGCGACGTCATTCTCCGAGAGTCcgaggaggttgagaagCAGGTTGAGGAGGTTGTTTTCGATCACCTGCACGCCACTGCTTTCCAGCACCAGCCTCTTGGCCGCACCATTCTTGGACCCCGCCAGAACATCCGTGACATTACCCGTACCGAGCTCACCAACTACATCAAGAACAACTACACTGCCGATCGCATGGTTCTCGCTGCTGCCGGTGGCGTTCCCCACGAGCAGCTGGTTGAGCTTGCTGAGAAGCACTTCTCCGGTCTTGCCAGCCAGGGTCCCCAGACTGAGGCCTACCTCCTGTCCAAGCAGAAGGCTGACTTCGTTGGCTCTGATGTCCGTGTCCGTGACGACACCATGGCCACTGCCAACGTTGCCATCGCTGTTGAGGGTGTTAGCTGGAACTCTGAGGACTACTACACTGCTCTCGTCGCTCAGGCCATTGTTGGCAACTACGACAAGGCCATGGGTAACGCCCCTCACCAGGGCAGCAAGCTGAGCGGCTACGTCCACAAGCATGAGCTGGCCAACAGCTTCATGAGCTTCTCCACCAGCTACAGCGACACTGG TCTCTGGGGTATCTACCTCGTCACTGACAACACCACCCGCCTGGACGACCTTGTCCACTTCTCCATCCGCGAGTGGATGCGTCTCTGCACCAACGTCAGCCAAGCCGAGGTCGAGCGCGCCAAGGCCCAGCTGAAGGCCTCTATCCTGCTGTCCCTGGATGGCACCACCGCTGTTGCCGAGGATATCGGTCGCCAGCTGATCACCACTGGCCGCCGTGCCAGCCCCGGCGAGATCGAGCGCAAGATCGATGCCATCACCGACAAGGATGTCACCGACTTTGCTAACCGATACCTGTGGGACAAGGACATCGCCATCAGCGCCGTTGGCAAGATTGAGGGTCTGTTCGATTACCAGCGACTGAGGAACACCATGAAGCCTAAGTTCTAA